Part of the Propioniciclava sp. MC1595 genome is shown below.
TGGTGTCCGAGCACGCGTCGGGGCGGCTGTTCGCCGACCTGCTCGGCCGGGCCAACCAGGCGCTCGGGGCGGTCTGCGACGACGTTGTGCTGCTGGTGGCGGGGCGGCCGCTGCACCTGTAGGGGCGCGCTCGCGCTCAGCGGATCGCGAGGCCCAGCAGCAGGCCCAGCGTCATCAGCTCGACCACCGCGCCGAGGACGTCGCCGGTGATGCCGCCCAGCTTGCGGACCGCGGCGTACAGGGTGGCCGTGGTCAGGGCGAGCCCGATCACCATGCCCCACACCCAGGCGTGCCGGGGCACGTCGGCGCCCAGCTGGCTCGCGAGCGCGTCGGTGAGCACCATGCCGACCAGCACCAGCCCGATGTGCAGCGCCGTGACCAGCCACGACGGCACCGAACCGGCGACCGCCGCGCCGAGGCCCTCCGGGCGCGCCGAGGGGATGACCGTGGAACAGGCCGAGGCGAGCGCGAGGCGTCCGGTGGCGAGGGCGAGCGCCGCCAGGACCCAGCCCCACGGGCGGGCCAGGAGGTCGCCGAGGAGCGCGGCCTGGAGGCCCAGCACGAGGACGAGCGCGGTGGTGCCCATGGGCCCGACGTCGCCGCGCCGCATGATCTCCAGGGCCCGGTCGGCCGGACGCCCCGAGCCCAGCCCGTCGGCGGTGTCGGCCAGCCCGTCGGCGTGGATGGCGCGGGTGGCGAGCTGGATGATCCCGACGGTGACGAGGCCGGCGGCCAGGGGCGGGACGCCGACCAGCGTCAGTCCCCAGCCCGCGGCGGCGGCCGCGGCCATGACCGGCAGGACGACCAGCCAACCCAGGCTCATCGCCCCGCGGGCGACCGACCGGTCGACGCGGCGGGGGGCCGGACCGGGGAGGGCGGTGAGGGTCCCCCAGGCGAGGCGGAGCCCGTCGGCGAAGGCGCTCACAGGTCGGCGAGCAGCGTGACCTCGCGGAGCGCGGCCACGGCGGCCTTCAGCACGCCCACGGACAGCACGGCGCCCGACCCCTCGCCCAGGCGCATCTGCAGGTCGAGGATGGGGGTCAGGCCGAGGTGGGTCTGGGCGAGCTCGCAGCCCGGCTCGGTCGAGCGGTGGCCGGCGACCATCCACGCCCGGGCACCCGGGTGCAGCTCGTCGGCCAGGAGCGCCTCGACGCTGGCGATCAGGCCGTCGACCACGACCGGGACTCCCCGGCGGACGGCCCCGCTGATGAAGCCGACCGCGGCGGCGATGTCGGCTGAGCCGAGGGCGGCCAAGCGCTGGCGCGGGTCGCGCGCGCGGTCGCCGATGCGGTCGAGGGCTTGGTCGATCACGGCGACCTTGCCGGCGAGCTTCTTGTCGTCGATGCCGGTGCCGCGGCCGGCGACGTCGGCGCCGCGCAGGTCGAGGCTTGCGGCCAGCAGCGCGGCCGAGGGGGTCGTGTTGCCGATGCCCAGGTCGCCGGCGATGAGCAGCTGCGCGCCCTCGGCGATGGCCTCGGCGGCGATCGTGTCGCCCGCGTCGAGCGCGGCGGCCAGCTCGGACTCGGTCAGGGCGTCCTCGAGGTGGATCGGCCGCGCCGGCCCGATGCGGAACCGCTGCACCTCCTCGGGCACGCCCTCGAGCACGCGCACGCCGAAGTCATAGACGGTGACGGACGCCCCCACGGCCCGGGCGAGCGCGTTCACGCCCGCCCCGCCGGCCAGGATGCCGTGCACCATCGCGGGGGTCACCTCGGCCGGGTACGCCGACACGCCGGACGCCGCCACCCCGTGGTCACCCGCGAACACGACGACGCGCACGTCGGTCAGCGGCCGCGGTGGGCACTCGCCCTGGCAGGCCGCGACCCACGCGGCGAGTTCCTCGAGCCGGCCGAGGGCGCCGACGGGCTTGGCCTGGGCGTCGCTGAGTGCGTGCGCAGCAGCGTGGACGGTCTGGTCTGGCGGGGCGATCGTATTCATCGGGGACCATCTTGGCACGATCCCCCGATGGGAGGATGGGTCCCATGACCCTGTGGCTCCCTCGCGGCTTCGACGCCGAAACGGAGATCGAGGTGCGGCGGTCGCGCTTCATCACCCGGCTGGCCCGGGTCGACGACGAGGACGCCGCCCGCGAGGTCGTCGCCGGGGTGCGGTCCAGCTACCCCGATGCGCGCCACCACTGCCTGGCCTTCGTCGTCGAGGTGCCGGGGGCGCAGCCGGTCGAGCGCTCCTCCGACGACGGCGAGCCCGCCGGGACCGCCGGCATGCCCATGCTCGAGGTGCTCCGCGGCTCGGGGATGTCGAACGTCGTCGCCGTCGTCACCCGCTACTTCGGGGGTGTGCTGCTCGGCACGGGCGGGCTCGTCCGGGCCTACTCCGACGCCGTCGCCGGCGCACTCGAAGGGACGCCGCGGGTGCGGCCGGTCGTCCGGCAGCTCGTCGGGCTGGAGGTCGGGGCGTCCGAGGCCGGCCGGGTGCAGGGCGCGCTGATGAACCGCGGGGTCGACGTGGTGGACGCCGAGTGGGGCGCGTCCGTGCTGCTCACCCTGGCCGTCGACGACCCGGAGGCCGCGCTGCCGCTGGTGCGCGAGGTGGCGCAGGCCGACGTCGAGCTCGTGCCGCTGGGGGAGCAGGTGGTGGAGCTCCCGACCTGATGCAGCCGTGCATCAGGGTGGGCAGGGCGTGTCACCGGGCCGGGTGCCAGGCCGCGAGCGAGGCGTCCAGCACTGTGTCGGACGCCGCGAGCGCGGCCTCGTTGCCCGCGCGGTTCCCGCCCATCGCGAACCCGCCGGCCCAGCCGTCGTGCGCGCCGAACAGGTGGCCGGCCCCGGGGTAGGTGTGCGCCTCGGTGCGGCCGGGGGCCTGCGCGCCCCAGTGCCGCGCGGCGTCGGCGGAGGGCCACATGGCGTCGTCCTCGCCGGCGAAGGCCAGCAGGTGGCCTGAGAGCTTGAACGGGATGGCCGCGCGCTCGGCGTCCGGGTCGTTGGCCAGCGCGCTGGCGTACTGCTCGTACAGGCGGACGGAGGTGTTCAGCAGCATCGCCGCGAACATGGCCGTGACCGACTGCGGGTCTGCGTGGCGGAACGAGACGTAGGGGGCCGGCTCGCCGGCCCACGTCCAGGACGACTTCTCGGTGGCGAAGTCCAGTCCCTGCCACGTGTGGGTCGTGGGCGCGTAGACGACGAGGTTGTCGATGTCGGGGTAGCGGGCCTGCAGGGCGAGGGCGAGCTCGGCGCCCTTGGACGTGCCGATCACGGTGAGGGGGCCGGGGGCGTGCTCGGCGCGCCAGCGGAGGGCGTCCTCGAACGCCTCGAGGGGCACCTCGGCGAGGATTGGTTGCTGCCCCGGCTGCCCGAAGAAGAACAGGCTGAGCACGTGGTAGCCCTGCCCCGCGATGCGGGCGGCGCGGGCGAAGTCGGGCCCGCCGTCGGACCCTCCCCAGATCACGACGAGCCCGTCATGGCTGGGGGTGTCGGGGCTGAGGTGGAAGCCCTGCAGACGGTCCAGGTCGACGCGCTCGACGGTCGCGCCGGGCACGGTCGTGGGATAGGACGCCGGGTCGAGGTTGACCGCGAGCGCGGGCGGTTCTGGGTACCGGAACCCGTTCACGAGCCGCACGGCCAGCAGGAGCAGGGCCAGGGCGAGGAGGACTCCGAGGATGGCGAGCAGGACCTTGCCGAGCTTCTTCATGGGGCCTCCCGGGGTTGGCTCCACGGTAGGCGACCGGGGGAGGTGTTGTCCGGTTGTTGTCCGTCTCGGGGGCGCGTGGAAATTGTCGGTGGGTGCGAATAGCTTGGGTGCATGGAAGACCACCCCCAGGTCGGAGCCACCTTGGCGACCCTCGCGGCCGCCGAGGAACTCGTGCTCGGGCTCGACCACGACGAGCGACGGCTTGCCAGGCCGGCCGACCGGCTGGCGGTGGTGGACGCCTGCGTGCGGCTCGCCGCGGTGGTCGAGAGCCTGCTGGTGGAGGTGGTCGGCGAGGCGGAGCGCGCGGATGCCGCGCGGATCGCGGTGGGCTGCGGGTTGCGCGCGTGGCTGGCCGACCGGCACCGGCTCAACCCGCGGCACGCGGGGGCGCTGATCAAGCGGGCC
Proteins encoded:
- a CDS encoding adenosylcobinamide-GDP ribazoletransferase — translated: MSAFADGLRLAWGTLTALPGPAPRRVDRSVARGAMSLGWLVVLPVMAAAAAAGWGLTLVGVPPLAAGLVTVGIIQLATRAIHADGLADTADGLGSGRPADRALEIMRRGDVGPMGTTALVLVLGLQAALLGDLLARPWGWVLAALALATGRLALASACSTVIPSARPEGLGAAVAGSVPSWLVTALHIGLVLVGMVLTDALASQLGADVPRHAWVWGMVIGLALTTATLYAAVRKLGGITGDVLGAVVELMTLGLLLGLAIR
- the cobT gene encoding nicotinate-nucleotide--dimethylbenzimidazole phosphoribosyltransferase produces the protein MNTIAPPDQTVHAAAHALSDAQAKPVGALGRLEELAAWVAACQGECPPRPLTDVRVVVFAGDHGVAASGVSAYPAEVTPAMVHGILAGGAGVNALARAVGASVTVYDFGVRVLEGVPEEVQRFRIGPARPIHLEDALTESELAAALDAGDTIAAEAIAEGAQLLIAGDLGIGNTTPSAALLAASLDLRGADVAGRGTGIDDKKLAGKVAVIDQALDRIGDRARDPRQRLAALGSADIAAAVGFISGAVRRGVPVVVDGLIASVEALLADELHPGARAWMVAGHRSTEPGCELAQTHLGLTPILDLQMRLGEGSGAVLSVGVLKAAVAALREVTLLADL
- a CDS encoding YigZ family protein, translated to MTLWLPRGFDAETEIEVRRSRFITRLARVDDEDAAREVVAGVRSSYPDARHHCLAFVVEVPGAQPVERSSDDGEPAGTAGMPMLEVLRGSGMSNVVAVVTRYFGGVLLGTGGLVRAYSDAVAGALEGTPRVRPVVRQLVGLEVGASEAGRVQGALMNRGVDVVDAEWGASVLLTLAVDDPEAALPLVREVAQADVELVPLGEQVVELPT
- a CDS encoding acyl-CoA thioester hydrolase/BAAT C-terminal domain-containing protein, yielding MKKLGKVLLAILGVLLALALLLLAVRLVNGFRYPEPPALAVNLDPASYPTTVPGATVERVDLDRLQGFHLSPDTPSHDGLVVIWGGSDGGPDFARAARIAGQGYHVLSLFFFGQPGQQPILAEVPLEAFEDALRWRAEHAPGPLTVIGTSKGAELALALQARYPDIDNLVVYAPTTHTWQGLDFATEKSSWTWAGEPAPYVSFRHADPQSVTAMFAAMLLNTSVRLYEQYASALANDPDAERAAIPFKLSGHLLAFAGEDDAMWPSADAARHWGAQAPGRTEAHTYPGAGHLFGAHDGWAGGFAMGGNRAGNEAALAASDTVLDASLAAWHPAR